One window from the genome of Natrialba magadii ATCC 43099 encodes:
- a CDS encoding Gfo/Idh/MocA family protein, which yields MTVKTAVVGAGTVSEVHLSGIDKNPRTELVGICDLDIDRAREAASRYDITAYGDIDDLLEQESLDWLHICTSVQSHLPLAKRAIDAGVPLLIEKPVTETVAELEELEAYADEHDVPVSPVHQHNFDPVMRTARRMIHSGELGEIRGVDLIYTGLSTPDEANRGTWVFDLPGGEFEEGLPHPIYSALRVGGFPESEESISSITRLVGDYDDEFAYDSAQLQYVTEDDVLCSLKMLSSSKPRHEIYVHGTEKSIQLDMVLQTIQTVDEEYHLSSLKKGKQAISRSAGYLSGLLSNAKLVADGQLNDDWETAIKMNAHYAQFDRTARAIEADAEMPVSLESSKWTIRLIEALRDSSTTTVDAPATI from the coding sequence ATGACAGTCAAAACGGCAGTAGTCGGTGCCGGCACAGTCTCGGAGGTTCATCTCTCGGGAATCGACAAGAACCCGCGGACGGAACTCGTCGGCATCTGCGACCTCGACATCGACCGGGCGCGCGAGGCGGCCTCCCGGTACGATATCACGGCCTACGGCGATATCGACGACCTCCTCGAACAGGAGTCACTCGACTGGCTCCACATCTGTACGTCAGTCCAGAGCCATCTCCCGCTGGCCAAGCGCGCGATCGACGCCGGCGTCCCGTTGCTGATCGAGAAGCCGGTCACCGAAACCGTCGCGGAACTCGAGGAGCTCGAAGCCTACGCGGACGAGCACGACGTCCCGGTCTCCCCGGTCCACCAGCACAACTTCGATCCGGTGATGCGCACCGCTCGCCGAATGATCCACTCCGGCGAACTCGGCGAGATTCGTGGCGTCGACCTGATCTACACAGGTCTCTCGACTCCAGACGAGGCGAACCGTGGCACCTGGGTCTTCGACCTCCCCGGCGGCGAGTTCGAGGAGGGACTCCCCCACCCGATCTACTCCGCGCTCAGAGTCGGCGGCTTCCCCGAAAGCGAGGAGTCCATCTCGAGTATCACTCGGCTCGTCGGCGACTACGACGACGAGTTCGCCTACGACTCCGCCCAGTTGCAGTACGTTACCGAAGACGACGTGCTCTGCAGCCTGAAGATGCTCTCGAGTTCGAAGCCACGCCACGAAATCTACGTCCACGGCACCGAGAAGTCGATCCAACTCGATATGGTCCTCCAGACGATCCAGACTGTCGACGAGGAGTATCACCTTTCCTCACTCAAGAAGGGCAAGCAGGCGATCTCCCGCTCGGCTGGCTACCTCTCCGGGCTGCTCTCGAACGCCAAACTCGTCGCTGACGGCCAACTCAACGACGACTGGGAGACGGCAATCAAGATGAACGCCCACTACGCGCAGTTCGACCGAACCGCTCGCGCCATCGAGGCCGACGCCGAGATGCCGGTCTCACTCGAGTCCTCGAAGTGGACGATCCGACTGATCGAGGCGCTCCGGGACTCGAGTACCACCACTGTCGACGCACCGGCGACAATCTAA
- a CDS encoding lipid II:glycine glycyltransferase FemX, with translation MSIDVRVATDDDRERWNDYVQRSPQGTLCHELEALEVQAEHSGSTLHPLIGFKGQEPVGLFPVFELKKQFVTTVFSPPPHIRVPYLGPAFLNMGKLKQRKRERRRQRFMDGCLEWIQSELSPRYAHIRTSTGVEDARPFKWNEFDATPEYTYAVDLTRERDDLLMSFSSDARSNITNTDEDEYEVTVGDSEEITLIYEQVKHRYESQDISFGVPLEFVQDLADQTASGAVRPYTLRVDGEFVGGILALEYGDRTGRWMGGVRTDADVDVDVPTNDLLDWAIMEDGMERGLETYDLVGADTRRINRYKAKFNPELETYYSLEYGSWGMKTVASLYDSVK, from the coding sequence ATGAGCATCGACGTTCGCGTCGCCACGGACGACGACCGCGAACGCTGGAACGACTACGTCCAGCGCTCCCCGCAGGGAACGCTGTGTCACGAACTCGAGGCGCTCGAAGTACAGGCCGAACACTCCGGGTCGACGCTGCACCCGCTGATCGGCTTCAAAGGACAGGAGCCAGTCGGGCTCTTCCCGGTGTTCGAACTCAAAAAGCAGTTCGTGACGACCGTCTTCTCGCCGCCGCCACACATCCGCGTCCCCTACCTCGGCCCGGCGTTTCTGAACATGGGGAAGCTCAAACAGCGAAAACGTGAGCGCCGTCGCCAGCGCTTCATGGACGGCTGTCTCGAGTGGATCCAGTCCGAACTGTCGCCGCGATACGCACACATTCGAACCAGTACGGGTGTCGAGGACGCGCGGCCGTTCAAGTGGAACGAGTTCGACGCGACGCCGGAGTACACCTACGCGGTCGACCTCACACGCGAGCGCGATGATCTCCTTATGTCCTTCAGCAGCGACGCACGGAGCAATATCACGAATACCGACGAAGACGAGTACGAGGTCACCGTCGGGGACTCCGAGGAAATAACCCTCATCTACGAGCAAGTGAAACACCGCTACGAATCACAGGACATCAGCTTCGGCGTCCCACTCGAGTTCGTCCAGGACCTGGCCGACCAAACGGCGTCCGGTGCCGTTCGACCCTACACCCTGCGCGTCGACGGGGAGTTCGTCGGCGGGATTCTGGCACTCGAGTACGGCGACAGAACGGGTCGGTGGATGGGCGGTGTCCGGACGGATGCGGACGTAGACGTGGACGTGCCGACGAACGATCTGCTGGACTGGGCGATTATGGAAGACGGGATGGAACGCGGCCTCGAGACGTACGATCTCGTGGGTGCGGATACCCGCCGGATCAATCGCTACAAGGCGAAGTTCAACCCGGAACTCGAGACGTACTACAGCCTGGAGTACGGCTCGTGGGGGATGAAGACGGTGGCGTCGTTGTACGATTCGGTGAAGTGA
- a CDS encoding GNAT family N-acetyltransferase — translation MDIERLDLAAWDDALPARGFDVFHDPDALAVLDAHADSELRLYGAFKGQQVVGLLPVFVDDKPVGRTIFSPPPGLGVPRLGPIINPNSPKQRKWERINAALAEGVLEDLETDRRSTLFRMTCPLEYTDPRPYVWNDLAAEPSFTYVVDLENCADVEDAMAGFSKSLRNEMRRYDDLDLSIETEGIDAALRVYDDVVTQYEEYDDTAPMSRPFLRDLLSSLDDDRWRVYVARTPDGEYKSGIITLFSNDLAYYWQGGVTASYDHVSVNNCLHRVILEDIVTEPALESITGYDLVGANTERLCEYKGKFNGELRPYYTVESAGLEMTLAKSAYERVAGSLK, via the coding sequence ATGGACATCGAACGACTCGACCTCGCGGCGTGGGACGACGCCCTCCCCGCCCGCGGCTTCGACGTCTTTCACGACCCCGACGCGCTCGCCGTCCTCGACGCCCACGCAGACAGCGAGTTGCGGCTGTACGGCGCGTTCAAAGGCCAGCAGGTCGTCGGCCTGCTCCCCGTCTTCGTCGATGACAAGCCGGTCGGACGAACGATCTTCTCGCCGCCGCCGGGACTCGGCGTCCCGCGACTCGGCCCGATCATCAACCCCAACAGCCCCAAGCAACGCAAGTGGGAGCGCATCAACGCCGCCCTCGCCGAGGGCGTCCTCGAGGACCTCGAGACCGACCGACGCTCGACGCTGTTTCGAATGACCTGCCCACTCGAGTACACCGATCCGCGACCCTACGTCTGGAACGACCTCGCGGCCGAGCCGTCGTTCACCTACGTGGTCGATCTCGAGAACTGCGCGGACGTCGAGGACGCGATGGCGGGCTTCAGCAAGAGCCTGCGAAACGAGATGCGCCGGTACGACGACCTCGACCTCTCGATCGAGACCGAAGGGATCGACGCCGCGCTGCGGGTCTACGACGACGTGGTCACGCAGTACGAGGAGTACGACGACACCGCGCCGATGTCTCGCCCGTTCCTGCGGGACCTCCTCTCGAGTCTGGACGACGACCGCTGGCGGGTGTACGTGGCGCGAACGCCCGACGGCGAGTACAAGAGCGGTATCATCACGCTGTTCTCGAACGATCTGGCGTACTACTGGCAGGGCGGCGTCACCGCCTCTTACGACCACGTGAGCGTCAACAACTGCCTCCACCGGGTGATCCTGGAGGATATCGTCACGGAGCCGGCACTCGAGTCCATCACGGGCTACGATCTGGTCGGCGCGAATACGGAGCGCCTCTGTGAGTACAAGGGGAAGTTCAACGGCGAGCTTCGACCCTACTACACCGTGGAGTCGGCCGGACTCGAGATGACGCTCGCGAAGTCGGCATACGAGCGGGTCGCTGGCTCGCTGAAGTAA
- a CDS encoding DUF3784 domain-containing protein: MVSLLSPPATVAEQRRSGRLLIGSGIALALAFTGYNVYSGDPWTLLAGVYVVTGVMIGYGLLTIEEAGYSSDADIERKQRRYYRAGYYAFISMLLVAAIDGLFAVLAATDPWAYLWVGLLVYFGSLVIVGRSQKSESPAPQEGQDGQGG; the protein is encoded by the coding sequence ATGGTCTCCCTGCTATCTCCACCTGCGACTGTCGCCGAGCAACGCCGAAGCGGTCGCCTGCTGATCGGATCTGGGATCGCACTCGCGCTCGCGTTCACCGGATACAACGTCTACAGCGGCGACCCCTGGACGCTACTTGCTGGTGTGTACGTCGTGACGGGAGTGATGATCGGATACGGATTGCTGACGATCGAGGAGGCTGGATACAGCTCCGATGCCGACATCGAGCGAAAACAGCGCCGATACTACCGGGCGGGCTACTACGCCTTCATCAGTATGCTACTCGTGGCCGCAATCGACGGCCTGTTCGCAGTCCTCGCTGCGACTGATCCCTGGGCGTACCTCTGGGTCGGATTACTCGTGTATTTTGGTTCCCTCGTAATCGTTGGTCGTAGCCAGAAGTCGGAGTCGCCAGCACCGCAGGAAGGACAGGACGGACAGGGCGGATAG
- a CDS encoding flippase produces MKQQIIRGFRATLVAEIVRTIAKGVLMVSLASLFLTPDEYGLLFLAISVFSASLLFSRLGIPRSTARYLAEFRETDPGQVPYIIRDSLTFLTAVMLTVSILIAVFHQQLATLFGESDLAPLLALGVVYISCWTINSYVHTIFQGFNRIPWSARVTILTNVTTLVAVLVFLVAGFGVIGALTGYVLGYVLGAVYGLYLLSQLLGEFDAADEREPGLRRRLLEYSLPLTVSDGANVVYKQVDTLLIGFFLTPAAVGYYVLAKQISDFVIAPASSLGFTVSPSYGEYKANGELEKAADIYETTFKHSVLFYIPAAAGLIVVAEPLVQYVFGPEYLEAVLVIQIFAFFIVFQAIDKITNDALDYLGRAKHRAISKGVTGGFNFGLNLLLIPTIGIAGAAISTVVSYGIMIAVNIYLIRSELPVSLPYLGKSVVAVSGIALCMAAVVVVALPLVSNLVSLLALVAVGVLVWATISVTSGMLDVQNVLS; encoded by the coding sequence ATGAAACAACAGATTATTCGCGGCTTCAGGGCGACGCTCGTCGCCGAAATCGTCCGGACGATTGCGAAGGGCGTGCTCATGGTGTCGCTCGCGAGCCTGTTTCTGACACCCGACGAGTACGGCCTGCTCTTTCTGGCTATTTCGGTCTTCAGCGCCTCGCTGCTGTTCAGTCGCCTCGGCATCCCTCGGTCGACGGCGCGCTATCTCGCGGAGTTTCGGGAGACGGATCCCGGGCAAGTTCCCTACATCATCCGAGATTCGCTCACATTCCTGACTGCGGTGATGTTGACCGTCTCGATCCTGATCGCGGTGTTCCATCAGCAACTGGCGACACTGTTCGGCGAGAGCGACCTGGCACCGCTGCTGGCGCTCGGGGTCGTCTACATCAGTTGCTGGACGATCAACTCCTACGTCCACACGATCTTTCAGGGATTCAACCGCATCCCCTGGAGTGCGCGCGTAACGATTCTCACGAACGTCACGACCCTGGTTGCGGTCCTCGTGTTCCTCGTCGCCGGCTTCGGCGTCATCGGCGCGCTCACCGGCTACGTCCTCGGCTACGTGCTCGGTGCCGTCTACGGCCTCTATTTGCTGTCTCAGTTGCTCGGCGAATTCGACGCCGCCGACGAACGCGAGCCCGGCCTGCGACGACGGTTACTCGAGTACAGCCTGCCACTGACCGTTTCGGACGGTGCGAACGTGGTCTACAAGCAGGTGGATACGCTGCTCATCGGTTTCTTCCTCACGCCGGCAGCGGTCGGCTACTACGTGCTCGCGAAGCAGATTTCGGACTTCGTCATCGCGCCGGCGAGCTCGCTCGGGTTCACCGTCTCGCCCTCCTACGGCGAGTACAAGGCTAACGGGGAACTCGAGAAGGCAGCTGACATCTACGAGACGACGTTCAAGCACAGCGTACTGTTCTACATCCCTGCTGCGGCGGGGCTGATCGTCGTCGCCGAGCCGCTGGTGCAGTACGTCTTCGGGCCGGAGTACCTGGAGGCCGTACTTGTTATCCAGATCTTCGCGTTCTTCATCGTCTTCCAGGCGATCGACAAGATCACGAACGATGCGCTCGACTATCTCGGCCGTGCGAAACACCGTGCGATCTCGAAGGGTGTGACCGGTGGGTTCAACTTCGGGCTGAACCTGCTGTTGATCCCGACCATCGGCATCGCCGGCGCGGCGATTTCGACGGTCGTCAGCTACGGGATCATGATCGCGGTGAACATCTACCTCATTCGATCCGAACTCCCGGTATCGCTGCCGTACCTCGGAAAGTCCGTGGTCGCGGTTTCAGGAATTGCACTCTGCATGGCCGCCGTCGTCGTGGTGGCGCTGCCATTGGTCTCGAATCTGGTGTCGCTGCTCGCGCTCGTCGCGGTTGGCGTCCTCGTCTGGGCGACAATTTCGGTGACGAGTGGGATGCTCGACGTGCAGAACGTGCTCTCGTAA
- a CDS encoding carboxylate--amine ligase, which produces MSDEPWTHSVVVPAITAPSSVACLRTLGRRGIRTIVVAEDETAPALRSKYCDEAVPVPDPHEDLVAYKDALLAVATRSDVQTIIPVRDVDVYVLAKYRAEFADHVATPWPNMDTLASAQDRIRLFDAAEEAGVGVPETGVLESDPDFGSDADRPWSQEWIVKARYAVLADEYIDDYDLGQYVDPPKTEYLRPGAEPDIDALTREMGHQPLLQEYVPVTDEYGFFALYDHGEPVATFQHRQIRGYSYAGGASSYRESVRIPALEEAGRDLLGHLDWHGLAMVEFLRDEDGEFKLMEINPRFWSSLPFSVQAGADFPYYYWQLANGEREAIEHSYQADIAGHLLRGELLYLYSILFDDVELAEKPSFTGSLSEILSSIGRETRFDYASLDDPRPFVRDLRNAYQYYKEKESVK; this is translated from the coding sequence ATGAGCGATGAGCCGTGGACCCACTCCGTCGTCGTTCCGGCGATCACCGCCCCGAGCAGCGTCGCCTGCCTTCGAACCCTCGGCCGGCGCGGTATCCGGACCATCGTCGTTGCAGAGGACGAAACCGCGCCGGCGCTGCGCTCGAAGTACTGCGACGAGGCCGTTCCCGTTCCTGACCCCCACGAGGATCTGGTCGCATACAAGGACGCGCTGCTCGCCGTCGCAACTCGTTCCGACGTCCAGACGATAATCCCCGTTCGGGATGTCGACGTCTACGTCCTCGCGAAGTACAGAGCCGAGTTCGCCGACCACGTCGCCACTCCCTGGCCCAACATGGACACCCTCGCCAGCGCGCAGGACCGCATCCGTCTCTTCGACGCCGCCGAGGAGGCCGGCGTAGGTGTTCCAGAGACAGGGGTACTCGAGTCCGACCCTGATTTCGGTTCGGACGCCGACCGACCGTGGAGTCAGGAGTGGATCGTCAAGGCTCGATATGCGGTGCTCGCCGACGAATACATCGACGACTACGACCTTGGGCAGTACGTCGATCCGCCGAAGACGGAGTATCTCCGCCCCGGTGCGGAACCGGATATCGACGCGCTCACGCGGGAGATGGGCCACCAGCCGCTGCTCCAGGAGTACGTCCCAGTCACCGACGAGTACGGCTTCTTCGCGCTCTACGACCACGGCGAACCGGTCGCTACGTTCCAGCACCGCCAGATTCGCGGCTACAGCTACGCCGGCGGCGCGAGTTCCTACCGGGAGTCCGTTCGCATCCCGGCACTCGAGGAGGCCGGCCGAGACCTACTCGGACACCTCGACTGGCACGGACTGGCGATGGTCGAGTTCCTGCGCGACGAGGACGGCGAGTTCAAGCTGATGGAGATCAATCCGCGGTTCTGGTCCTCGTTGCCGTTTTCGGTGCAGGCAGGCGCGGACTTCCCGTACTACTACTGGCAGCTCGCGAACGGGGAACGCGAGGCGATCGAGCACAGTTACCAGGCGGACATCGCCGGCCACCTGCTTCGCGGGGAACTGCTCTATCTGTACTCGATTCTGTTCGACGACGTGGAGCTGGCGGAGAAGCCCTCGTTCACGGGGTCGCTCTCGGAGATTCTGTCGTCGATCGGCCGTGAGACGCGGTTCGATTACGCGAGCCTGGACGATCCGCGGCCGTTCGTTCGCGACCTGCGGAACGCGTATCAGTACTACAAAGAGAAGGAGTCGGTCAAGTAA
- a CDS encoding DUF1616 domain-containing protein → MKEILDTQPFATVGRGTRAVARLPTDLVGIAGVAVVSVLLLLIVDVSSPVLRAAVGLPLLFVAPGYALVSVLFPRESPPSRTTATPLFGQTLTVSSVERAALAFGLSVALLPLFGIGIALTPYSFSSAAVVGLICAFVLVCAFLAGLRRVRVPEENRYEFSFRRAYDTIHAALFGTGSTVHTAINLLLVASMLIALSSVGYALVSPQDGEQYTDLQLLTEDDDGELVAADYETTTAPNESVSLTIGLENQEQSEQDYTAVVQEQWIGDGEVLDRIEHDRLEYTLADGESTHDGVSMTPEAESGTVRMAVLLYDEPVPETPTIENADRATYLWVTVGDGGGEIAGGADADDADADDDDDDSAEEADEDDDDDEDEDEDDDEDEDDDEDEDEDDDDDDD, encoded by the coding sequence ATGAAAGAGATTCTGGACACGCAGCCGTTCGCGACCGTCGGGCGGGGAACGAGAGCAGTGGCTCGGCTCCCGACTGATCTGGTCGGTATCGCTGGCGTTGCCGTCGTTTCGGTACTCCTCCTGTTGATCGTCGACGTGTCGTCACCCGTCCTCCGCGCCGCCGTCGGTTTGCCGCTGTTGTTCGTCGCACCTGGCTACGCTCTCGTCTCCGTGCTGTTCCCACGGGAGAGCCCGCCCTCGAGAACGACCGCAACGCCGCTGTTCGGACAGACACTCACCGTGAGTAGTGTCGAACGCGCCGCGCTCGCGTTCGGTTTGAGCGTCGCTCTCCTCCCGCTGTTCGGGATCGGCATCGCACTCACTCCCTACTCGTTCTCTTCGGCGGCCGTCGTCGGCCTCATCTGCGCTTTCGTGCTCGTCTGTGCCTTCCTCGCTGGTCTTCGACGCGTTCGTGTTCCCGAAGAGAACCGCTATGAGTTCAGTTTCAGACGTGCGTACGACACCATTCACGCGGCACTGTTCGGCACCGGCTCGACAGTTCACACCGCGATCAACCTCCTGCTCGTCGCGAGCATGCTCATCGCCCTCTCGAGCGTTGGCTACGCGCTCGTCTCGCCGCAAGACGGCGAACAGTACACCGACCTCCAGCTGCTCACTGAGGATGACGACGGCGAACTGGTCGCTGCCGATTACGAGACGACGACCGCTCCGAACGAGTCCGTCTCGCTGACGATCGGCCTCGAGAATCAGGAACAATCCGAGCAGGACTACACCGCCGTCGTGCAGGAGCAGTGGATCGGCGACGGCGAAGTCTTAGATCGGATCGAACACGACCGACTCGAGTACACGCTCGCGGACGGCGAGTCGACCCACGATGGGGTGTCGATGACGCCGGAGGCAGAGAGTGGGACGGTTCGAATGGCGGTGTTGCTGTACGATGAGCCGGTGCCGGAGACGCCGACGATCGAGAACGCGGATCGGGCGACGTATCTGTGGGTGACTGTCGGCGATGGTGGCGGTGAGATAGCTGGTGGTGCAGACGCAGACGACGCAGATGCGGACGATGACGATGATGACTCAGCGGAGGAGGCTGATGAGGACGATGACGATGATGAAGATGAGGACGAAGACGACGACGAGGATGAGGACGACGATGAAGATGAGGACGAAGACGACGACGATGACGATGACTAA
- a CDS encoding alkaline phosphatase family protein, whose amino-acid sequence MNDDSSLQTLLVGIDAACDRVLEPLFEAGDLPTLESIYEDGANGPLESQIPPWTASAWPSLYTGKNPGKHGVFGFLSFDGYNWDVVNASDVREPALWELLSEHGMTSVVVNVPVTHPPREFDGAVIPGYTAPENPACHPEGLLEDVRESIGEYRVYPDEDAADLGGAYADCVRMRGEAFQYLADQFDPEFGFLEFQATDSIFHKKPENDAAIREIYREVDRQLADILETHDPDTVIVASDHGMGPYEGHEFRVNEFLRREGHVETTNGGEGMPTWATVRDDSLKEGEETTQREQGLSERAMAAAAGVGLTSQRIGAVLERLGLADFAAAHAPTALVSAGATQVDFPTSRAYVRSRIELGVRLNVEGREPNGVVPEAEYETVRTQVIDALRSARTPDGDPVFEAVRPREEYFHGPESERAVDIVTVPADFEHFISATLRDEQFGPPSEPWNHKLEGTVAVAGAGVDHTAGVSDAHLFDVAPTVLASLGVPTDERMDGEVLPCLDSSGTTDYARRDKGDTVATDDDAVEQRLADLGYLE is encoded by the coding sequence ATGAACGACGATTCGTCGCTGCAGACCCTGCTCGTCGGGATCGACGCGGCCTGTGACCGCGTCCTCGAACCCCTGTTCGAGGCCGGCGATCTCCCGACGCTCGAATCGATCTACGAGGACGGCGCGAACGGCCCGCTCGAGTCCCAGATCCCGCCGTGGACCGCCAGCGCCTGGCCCTCACTCTACACCGGGAAGAACCCCGGCAAGCACGGCGTCTTCGGCTTTCTCTCCTTCGATGGCTACAACTGGGACGTCGTCAACGCCAGTGACGTACGCGAGCCCGCCCTGTGGGAACTCCTCTCTGAACACGGCATGACGAGCGTCGTCGTCAACGTCCCGGTCACCCACCCGCCCCGCGAGTTCGACGGCGCGGTGATCCCCGGCTACACCGCACCGGAGAATCCGGCCTGTCATCCCGAGGGGCTACTCGAGGACGTCCGCGAATCGATCGGCGAGTACCGCGTCTATCCCGACGAGGACGCCGCCGATCTGGGCGGTGCGTACGCCGACTGCGTCCGCATGCGCGGCGAGGCCTTCCAGTACCTCGCGGATCAGTTCGATCCCGAATTCGGCTTCCTCGAGTTCCAGGCGACGGATTCGATCTTCCACAAGAAGCCCGAAAACGACGCAGCGATCCGCGAGATCTATCGGGAAGTCGACCGCCAGCTCGCCGACATTCTCGAAACCCACGATCCGGACACCGTAATCGTCGCGAGCGACCACGGCATGGGTCCCTACGAGGGCCACGAGTTCCGGGTAAACGAGTTCCTCCGCCGCGAGGGCCACGTCGAAACCACGAACGGCGGCGAGGGGATGCCGACCTGGGCAACGGTCCGCGACGACTCACTCAAAGAAGGTGAGGAGACGACCCAGCGCGAGCAAGGCCTCTCCGAGCGCGCGATGGCCGCCGCCGCGGGCGTCGGACTCACGAGCCAGCGTATCGGAGCCGTACTGGAGCGCCTCGGACTCGCCGACTTCGCGGCTGCCCACGCACCCACGGCGCTCGTCAGCGCGGGCGCAACGCAGGTCGATTTCCCGACCTCGCGAGCGTACGTCCGCTCGCGCATCGAACTCGGCGTCCGGCTCAACGTCGAGGGTCGCGAACCGAATGGTGTCGTTCCGGAGGCGGAGTACGAAACGGTCCGCACGCAGGTCATCGACGCCCTGCGCTCCGCGCGAACGCCCGACGGCGACCCCGTCTTCGAGGCAGTCCGGCCGCGCGAGGAGTACTTCCACGGCCCCGAGAGCGAGCGCGCGGTCGATATCGTGACGGTCCCAGCCGATTTCGAACACTTCATCTCTGCAACGCTGCGAGACGAGCAGTTCGGCCCACCGAGCGAGCCCTGGAACCACAAACTCGAGGGCACCGTCGCTGTCGCGGGCGCAGGCGTCGACCACACGGCCGGCGTCAGCGACGCACACTTATTCGACGTCGCACCGACCGTACTGGCGAGCCTCGGCGTACCCACCGACGAGCGCATGGACGGTGAAGTGCTCCCGTGTCTCGACTCGAGTGGAACGACAGACTATGCCCGCCGAGACAAGGGAGATACTGTCGCGACCGACGACGATGCCGTCGAGCAGCGGCTTGCAGATCTGGGGTATCTCGAGTAG
- a CDS encoding glycosyltransferase, whose amino-acid sequence MSLRTRDGDDVADADADADADGVRTEATTGAEPPADGDERPAADANQVHSVAESQRVLVITGLAHKNERHYGPLADVAGETTLVSLAPVEGVDTARNVTVPQVGPRLLRVVLLFAVALLEARRNEYDAVASISLFPYGCYALGLKAIFGLPAHLGIIGIDLDHHATQRYGLLVRWLFRRFDIVSVPGTDHAARLERCGVPAERIVRLTNPIDVETYRPEAADTVENDSGSDPNDNSTDYDFVWVGRFGPEKDPHQFVAAMNALESRGHDNNTAVMVGDGALHDEVAAHIRARGLEDTIELAGWVDDPIDYYRRSQAFVLTSERDALPLVLLEAMATGLAPIVPRVGSIPDAVTDGENGIIVPDRQPETIAAAMERLLEKDELRRSHASAATEVRDSFSMSQAGSDWARILASMAGAQHHSSSSR is encoded by the coding sequence ATGAGTCTTCGAACGCGGGACGGTGACGACGTCGCCGATGCCGATGCCGATGCCGATGCCGATGGTGTCCGAACAGAGGCAACGACGGGAGCAGAACCACCAGCAGACGGAGACGAACGTCCAGCGGCGGACGCGAACCAGGTCCACAGCGTCGCCGAATCCCAGCGGGTGCTCGTCATCACCGGTCTCGCGCACAAAAACGAGCGCCACTACGGCCCACTCGCGGACGTCGCCGGGGAGACGACGCTCGTCTCGCTCGCACCCGTCGAGGGCGTCGACACGGCCCGAAACGTCACCGTTCCCCAGGTCGGGCCGCGGCTCCTGCGCGTCGTCTTGCTCTTTGCCGTCGCGCTTCTCGAAGCCCGCCGGAACGAGTACGACGCGGTTGCCTCCATCTCGCTATTCCCCTACGGCTGCTACGCACTCGGGCTGAAGGCCATCTTTGGACTGCCGGCCCACCTCGGCATCATCGGTATCGATCTCGACCATCACGCGACCCAGCGGTACGGCCTGCTCGTCCGCTGGCTGTTCAGACGCTTTGATATCGTGTCAGTTCCTGGCACAGACCACGCGGCCCGACTCGAGCGCTGTGGCGTCCCCGCCGAGCGAATCGTTCGGCTGACGAATCCGATCGACGTCGAGACTTACAGGCCTGAAGCGGCCGATACTGTGGAGAACGATTCTGGCTCTGACCCCAACGACAACTCCACCGACTACGACTTCGTCTGGGTCGGCCGCTTCGGCCCCGAAAAGGATCCCCACCAATTCGTCGCGGCGATGAACGCACTCGAGTCCCGCGGGCACGATAACAACACCGCGGTCATGGTCGGCGACGGTGCACTCCACGACGAGGTCGCAGCACACATCCGGGCGCGCGGACTCGAGGACACGATCGAACTCGCGGGCTGGGTCGACGACCCGATCGACTACTACCGCCGCTCGCAGGCGTTCGTGCTCACCTCCGAGCGCGACGCGCTCCCGCTCGTCTTGCTCGAGGCGATGGCGACCGGACTTGCACCGATCGTGCCTCGCGTCGGCTCGATTCCGGACGCCGTCACGGACGGCGAGAACGGGATCATCGTCCCGGATCGCCAGCCAGAGACGATCGCCGCGGCGATGGAACGCCTCCTGGAGAAGGACGAACTGCGCCGTTCGCACGCGAGCGCGGCGACCGAGGTCCGCGACTCGTTCTCCATGTCGCAGGCTGGTTCGGATTGGGCACGAATCCTGGCTTCGATGGCCGGGGCACAGCACCACTCGAGTTCGAGTCGCTAG